A single window of Nicotiana sylvestris chromosome 5, ASM39365v2, whole genome shotgun sequence DNA harbors:
- the LOC104230723 gene encoding uncharacterized protein, whose translation MHDFILAEDLKLWDEICDGPFVPIKTVGEGTVTVPKTRKDYMNANRKAIEKNFKSAKEIWEALQTAHEGTTQVKQAKTDMLTTEYELFKMKEDESIQDMHTCFISIINELHSLGEVIPRNKLVRKILNVLPGSSESKVNVITETKNL comes from the exons ATGCATGACTTCATCTTGGCTGAGGACTTAAAGTTGTGGGATGAAATCTGTGATGGACCTTTTGTTCCCATAAAAACTGTTGGTGAGGGAACAGTTACAGTCccaaaaacaagaaaagattACATGAATGCTAATagaaaggctattgagaagaatTTCAAG TCTGCTAAGGAGATCTGGGAAGCTCTCCAAACTGCCCATGAGGGAACTACTCAGGTTAAGCAGGCCAAAACCGATATGCTTACTACTGAGTATGAGCTTTTCAAGATGAAGGAGGATGAgtctattcaagatatgcacacatGTTTCATCTCCATTATCAATGAGCTTCACTCCCTTGGAGAAGTCATCCCAAGAAATAAGCTAGTCCGAAAAATACTCAATGTTTTACCAGGTTCCTCGGAAAGTAAAGTGAATGTTATCACTGAAACCAAGAATCTATAA